The DNA region CTAACCAGCTTGAAAATGCATACCCATCAATAGAACGGTTCATCGCAGCAATCGATGTGGTTAAAGGAATGCCTTTTGGACATACCTGCACACAGTTCTGCGAATTGCCACATTCATGAATACCACCTTCATCCATTAGTGCCTCAAAACGATCTTGTTTGTGCATGGCTCCTGTTGGATGAGTATTGAATAAGCGCGCTTGTGAAATTGCAAATGGACCAATAAAAGAAGTCTTTTCGTTCACATTCGGGCAAGCCTCAACACAAGCACCACATGTAAAACACTTTGCTAGTTCGTACGCCCATTCTCTATCTACTTCTGGCATGCGCGGACCAGGACCCAAATCATACGTACCATCAATTGGAATCCAGGCTTTAATTCGTTTTAATGCGTCAAACATGCGTGAACGATTCACCACAAGATCACGCACTACAGGGAATGTCCGAATAGGCTTGATATGAATAGGTTGCGTAAGTTGATCGAGCAATGCCGAACATGCCTGCCGTGGCTTCCCATTAATAACCATAGTGCAAGCTCCACATACTTCTTCTAAACAATTGGACTCCCAAGTGACCGGGCGTACACTCTCACCACGAGCATTCACGGGATTACGTTGAATTTCCATCAACGCCGCGATGACATTCATTCCCGGTCGCCAAGGGATATCAAATGTTTCCGTGTATGAAGGACTATTGGGATCATCCTGCCGTTCAATGAGTAAGCGAATATTTTTTTTCTTTGATTGTACGTCTTGTTCAATCGCACTCATTAGACCGTCGCCTCCTTGCTCACATCATACCTGCGTTCCCGCGGACGAATTAAAGAGACATCGACTTCTTCATAAGTGATTTTAGGACCATCAGGCGTCCAATTGGCGAGTGTTGTTTTAAGAAACCGCTCGTCGTCGCGTGTCGGGAAATCCGGCTTATAGTGAGCCCCGCGGCTCTCATCGCGCAACAATGCACCAATCGTAAT from Sulfoacidibacillus ferrooxidans includes:
- the sdhB gene encoding succinate dehydrogenase iron-sulfur subunit, with translation MSAIEQDVQSKKKNIRLLIERQDDPNSPSYTETFDIPWRPGMNVIAALMEIQRNPVNARGESVRPVTWESNCLEEVCGACTMVINGKPRQACSALLDQLTQPIHIKPIRTFPVVRDLVVNRSRMFDALKRIKAWIPIDGTYDLGPGPRMPEVDREWAYELAKCFTCGACVEACPNVNEKTSFIGPFAISQARLFNTHPTGAMHKQDRFEALMDEGGIHECGNSQNCVQVCPKGIPLTTSIAAMNRSIDGYAFSSWLGR